The Pollutimonas sp. M17 sequence GCCTGGTCGCGATAGAAATTGAGTATGCCGCGCTCCAGATGCTTGTAGTCGATGCCCAGCTCCGCGCGCATCGCCTGCAAGGTGCCGCGGCTGTATTCAGACATGCGCACCATGGCGCGTATGTTGGGCGCCAGCCGGCCCGGCAGGCATTCGCGCAGGAATTGCAGGCCCCACCACCACTGCCGGGGATCGAAACGCGGCCGGAAGACAATGGGCGAATCGTCCTTGAACAGCCAGCGCGCCAGCTTCAGCGGCGCTTGCGGATTGGCCCAGGGCTCGGAATACGACACGGAAATCTGGCCGCCATTGGCGCGGCTGGTTTCCTGGGCGGGACCGCTTTCGCGGTCGATGACCATCACATCATGGCCGGCCTGCCTCAGCCACCATGCCGTCGATGTTCCGATTACGCCGCTGCCCAGCACTGCTATCTTCATTGTCCTGTCCTTTAACGCTGATTGGACGACATGCCGCGAAGAATCCGTATCCGCCGCGCACCGGCGCCCTTGCCCGCCGAGATAAGGCTAGTCGGCGGCGTGAGCCTGTGTCGTGAACGCGTCGGCAAAGAACTCGTCCTCGGGCAGGCCATTCAGTTGAATGAAATCCCGGCGCGCGCTCTCGACCATGACGGGCGCGCCGCAGGCGTATACCTGATGCCCCGACAAATCGGGGATGTCTTGCAGGACGGCCTGATGGACGAAGCCCTTGCGGCCCGTCCAGCCGTCCTCGGGCAGCGCCTCGGACACCACCGGCACATAGCTGAAGCCCGGCAGGTCCTTCGTCCATTGCAAGGCCAGCTCGTGCATGTACAGGTCGGCCGGCCGGCGGCCGCCCCAATACAGGGTAGCGGGACGCCGGTCGCCATTGGCCATCATACGCTCGACAATGGCCTTGATCGGTGCGAAGCCCGTTCCGCTGGACACGAACACCAGCGGCTTTTGATTGTCTTCGCGCAGGAAGAACGAGCCGAACGGGCCTTCCACGCGCAGGATCTCGCGCAGTTTCATTTGCGTCTCGCCGGCGCCGAACACATGGTCGGTGAACACCCCGCCCGGCGTATGGCGTATGTGCAACTCGACCAGGTTGTTTTCGCTGGGCGGCGTGGCCATCGAATAGCTGCGCCGGCGGCCATCCTTCAGGATGAACTCGATGTACTGCCCGGGGTAGTAGCGGAAGGGATCCGCCGCGGGCAGCTGCAGCTTGACGATCATGACGTCGCCGGCCGCCTGCTCCAAGCCCATGACGCGCGCCGGCATCTTGCGGATCTGGATGTCGCTGGCCATGCGGATTTCATGCGCTTCTATCGTCAGGTCGGAACTGGGCCGGGCCTGGCAGAAGAGGGTATAGCCCTGCTCCAGGTCTTCGGGCGAGAGGATTTGCGCGGGGCTCGCGCCGGCGTCGTACGACCCGGCAACGACCCTGCCCTTGCAGGTGGAACACGCGCCGTTGCGGCAACTGTACGGCAGGACGATGCCCGCCGCCAGGGCGCCGTCCAGTACGGACTGCCCCTCTTCGACGGTGAACTCGTGCTGGCTGGGTTGAACTGTGACCTTGAAACTCATGACGCCCGATAAAGAAAAATAAACGAAAATACCGCCATTTTAAGCCGGATGGCCTGTTCCCCTCTACGGGACTAGGCGGCCGAAAGTGTAGGTTGCTTCACCTTGACCGACAAGACTTTTCCCTTGCGCGCCCGTTTTCCCGCATATTCGGCCAGCGCATCCCCATCCAGGACCTGGGACGTTTCCTTGTTGCGATAGACGCCGCTGGCCACGACGCCCGCGGGGCCGGCCGCCACCCACTGCTCCAGTGTGTCGCCCGGGTCCAGCGCCATCAATATGGTGCCGCGCCCGCCGCCCGACAGCGTCTTGAGCTCGGCCAGGTCGATGACCAGGAATTTCCCCTTGCGGGCCAGCATGGCCAGCTGGATGTCCGTGTCGCGCAGCGGGATGGGCTTCTTCAGCACGTCGCCCTTGTCCAGGGTGATGAATTGCTTGCCGGCGCGCTGCCGCGTCGTCATGTCTTTCAGCGTCGTGATGAAGCCATAGCCCGACTGGGTGCCAAGCACATAGCGCCGCCCCGGGTTGCCCGCAACCATGTGGACGATGCGCGCGCCCTGCTCGGTCTCGACCATGGACGTGATGGGCTGGCCGTCGCCCCGCGCCGAAGGCAGGCTGGACACCGCCACGGTATACACCCGCCCGGTGCTGGAAAAGGCCACCAGCTCATCGGTGCTCAGGCATTCGATGGCGTCGTACAGCGCGTCACCGGCCTTGAAGTTGAACTGGGCCGCATCATGGCCGTGGCCCTGGCGTGCGCGCAGCCAGCCCTTTTGCGAGATGATGACGGTAACGGGTTCCTGGACGACGCGTGTTTCCAGCACGGCGCGCTCGGCCGCCTCGATCAGCGTGCGCCGGTCGTCGCCATATTGCTTGGCATCGGCCTCGATCTCCTTGATCATCAGGCGCTTGAACGCATTGGGGTTCTCCAGCAGTTCGCGCAGAACGGCCTGCTCGTCGCGCTGGGCCGCGAGCTCTTTCTCGATCTTGATGCCTTCCAGGCGGGCCAATTGCCGCAAGCGCATCTCCAGGATGTCCTCGGCCTGCCTTTCCGACAGATCGAAGCGCTCCATCAAGGCGGCGCGCGGCTCGTCCGACTCGCGTATGGTCTGGATGACCTCGTCCACATTCAGGTAGACCACCATGCGCCCTTCCAGCACATGGATGCGGTCGGTGACCTTGTCCAGGCGGAACTGGGTGCGCCGCGTCATGGTATGGGCGCGGAATCCTATCCACTCGGTCAGCACTTGCCGGAGGGCACGCTGGCCCGGACGGCCATCCGTACCGATGCAGACCAGGTTGAAGGAAACGCTGCCCTCCATGCTGGTCTGGGCCAGCAGGGTATTGACGAACTCGTCGCGGTCGATACGGCTGGTCTTGGGTTCGAAAACCAGGCGGACCGCCGCGTCCTTGCCGGATTCGTCGCGCACCGCATCCAGCAGGCCCAGGATCAATGCCTTGGTCTGCTGCTGCTCCGTGGTCAGGCTCTTCTTGCCCGCCTTGACCTTGGGATTGCTGCGGTCCTCGATTTCCTCGAGTATCTTCTGCGACGACGTGCCCGGCGGCAATTCCGTCACCACCAGCTGCCACTGCCCGCGCGCCATTTCCTCGAATTGCCAGCGGGCCCGCGCCTTGATGGAGCCCCGGCCGGTCGCGTAGACATGGGCGATGTCGGCGGGCGACGAGATGATCTGGCCGCCGCCGGCGAAGTCCGGCCCCGGGATCAGCGCATGAAGATCCTCGTCCGGCAGCTTGGGATTGCGGATCAGCGCGACGCAGGCCTGGGCCACCTCGCGCAGATTGTGCGAGGGGATTTCGGTCGCCATGCCCACCGCGATGCCCGAGGCGCCGTTCAGCAGCATGACCGGCAGGCGCGCGGGCAGAAGCACCGGCTCTTTCTGGCTGCCGTCATAGTTGGGCGCGAAATCGACCGTGCCCTCGTCCAGTTCGTCGAGCAGGACGCGCGCGAAAGGCGTCAGGCGCGCTTCGGTGTAGCGCATGGCCGCGGCATTGTCGCCGTCGCGCGAACCGAAGTTCCCCTGGCCGTCGATAAGCGGGTAGCGCAGGCTGAAGTCCTGCGCCATGCGCACCATGGCGTCATAGGCGGCCTGGTCGCCATGCGGGTGATACTTGCCCAGCACATCGCCGACCACGCGGGCCGACTTGACCGGCTTGGCGCCGGGGCCCAGGCCCATGGCCTGCATGGCGTAGAGAATGCGCCGCTGAACGGGTTTCTGCCCGTCCGCCACGTCGGGCAGGGCCCGGCCCCGCACCACCGACACCGCATAATCCAGATATGCCTGCTCGGCATAATGGGCCAGAGTGATGCCGTCTCCGCCGCTTTCCTGATCGAACAGGCCTGCTTGATTGCTATCCATTTTCTAATCTCGATGTAATGAGGGACCGAATAGGCCGTGGCGGGCCGCGCAACCCTGTGTCGCGCACGCCCCGCGCCGCCGGCCCGGACCATCCATGATTTAAACGTCGACCTCGGCAAGATTGCCTTTTTCTTCGAGCCAGCTGCGGCGCTGGGCCGATTCGCCCTTGCCCATCAGCATGTCGAACATCTGCGTGGTCGCGGCGATGCCCAGTTCGCCGTAGCTGACCGGCATCAGGCGCCGCGTATCGGGATTCATGGTCGTATCCCATAATTGCTCGGCGCTCATCTCGCCCAGGCCCTTGAAGCGGCTGATGCTCCACGAGCCTTCGCGCACGCCGTCGTTGCGCATCTTGTCCTGCACCGCATCCAGTTCGCCCTGATCCAGGCAGTACACCTTGCGCGCGGGGCGCTTGCCCGCCGCCGGCACATCCACCCGGAACAGCGGCGGCCGCGCCACGAACACATGGCCCGCCTCGACCAGCTTGGGAAAGTGCCGGAAGAACAGGGTCAGCAGCAAGACCTGTATGTGCGAACCGTCGACGTCGGCATCCGACAGGATGCAAATACGGCCATAGCGCAGGCCCGACAGGTCGGCTGCATCGCCGGGACCGTGCGGATCGACGCCGATGGCGACTGCGATATCGTGGATTTCGGTATTGGCGAACAGCCGGTCGCGATCGACCTCCCAGGAGTTGAGCACCTTGCCGCGCAGGGGCAGTATGGCCTGGAACTCCTTGTCGCGGCCCATCTTCGCGGAGCCGCCCGCCGAATCCCCTTCGACCAGGAACACTTCAGTACGCGAGGTATCGTTCGATTCGCAATCGGTCAGCTTGCCGGGCAGGACGGCCACGCCGGAACTCTTGCGCTTTTCCACCTTCTGCGACGAGCGCGCCCGGGCCTGGGCCTGGCGGATGGCGCTTTCCGCCAGCTTCTTGCCATGATCCACGTTCGCGTTCAGCCACAGATCCAGTGCATTCTTGACGTAGCCGCTGACCAGGCGCACGGCGTCCCGGCTGTTCAGGCGCTCCTTGATCTGCCCCTGGAACTGCGGATCCAGCACCTTGGCGGACAGGACGAAGCTGGCCCGCGCGAACACGTCCTCGGGCAGCAGCTTCACGCCCTTGGGCACCAGCGAATGCAGCTCCGCAAACGACTTCACGGCGTTGAACAGGCCGTCGCGCAGGCCTGCCTCGTGGGTTCCGCCGGCCGTCGTGGAAATCAGGTTCACATACGATTCGCGCACGACGGCGCCATCGGCCGTCCAGGCCACCACCCATTGGGCGCCCTCGCCCAGCGCGAAGGATTCGTCGTCATGCGCCGCGTACTGCTTGCCCTCGAACACGGGGATGATCTTCTCGGCATCGCCCAGCGCCTCGTCCAGGTAGCCGCGCAGGCCTTCCTGATACTGCCACTCGCGCGTTTCGCCGGTTTTCTCGACGTGCAGCGTCACCTTGATGCCGTTGAGCAATACCGCCTTGCTGCGCAGCGCATGGACCAGCTCGGCCATCGGTATGGCGGCCGTATCGAAGTATTTGGGATCCGGCCAGACCCGCACCCGCGTGCCGGTCTTTCTGCGGCCGGCGGGCTCCAGGGCTTGCAGGGGCGTATGGACTTCGCCGTCGGCGAAAACCAGTTCGTGCGTCTGGCCGTCGCGCCAGACCCGCACTTCCAGCCTTTTGGACAGCGCATTGGTCACGGATACGCCCACGCCGTGCAGGCCGCCCGAGAAGGCGTAGGCGCCGCCGTCCTTCTTGTCGAATTTCCCGCCCGCATGCAGGCGGGTAAAGACCAACTCGACGACCGGGGCGTTTTCCTCGGCGTGCAGGCCTACCGGAATGCCGCGCCCGTCGTCCTCGATGGACGTGCTGCCGTCGGCATGCAGGGTGACCTGGATATGCTTGCCGTAGCCGGCCAGGGCCTCGTCGGCGGCGTTGTCGATGACTTCCTGGAGTATGTGCAGGGGATTGTCGGTGCGGGTATACATGCCCGGCCGTTGCCGCACCGGCTCCAATCCCTTCAGAACGCGGATGGATGCTTCGTCGTAACGTGGTATAGCCAATTTATTCTCGAATTTTGCAAATGGATTGGGGGGTATTTTACGGATAATGTGTTTTTCATGGCCCGGGCACGGGCTGCGGACCGGCCGAACCGGGCTGTGCGCAGCGGCTCCGACAGTGGTATGCTTGTTGAAATCCCGCAACAAACCACACTGAACACTCAATAGAATACATTGTGTTGTTGCCTTGCATTCCCGTATAGTTTTCCGATCCTGATCATCCTCTTTTTCTTTCTATCATGAGCGAATCCATCAAACACGTCAGCGACGCCTCGTTCGAGGCCGACGTCATCAACTCCGACGTTCCCGTCCTGGTCGACTACTGGGCGGCCTGGTGCGGTCCCTGCAAAATGATCGCCCCCTTGCTGGACGAAGCCGCCAATCAGTACAAAGGCCGTGTTATCATTGCCAAGGTCAATGTCGACGATAATCCCGAGACCGCGGCAAAATTCGGCGTTCGCGGTATCCCCACGCTAATGTTGTTCAAAGACGGCAAAGCCGCTGCAACCAAAGTGGGCGCATTGTCCAAATCCCAACTCAGCGCGTTTCTGGACGAATCCCTGTAAACCTGATTTTTGCGCGCGAGCCTTTTCTGGGCTCGCCACCACTTTGCAAATACCCCCCTCTCTCCTCACATGCACCTCACCGAATTAAAAACGCAGCACGTCTCGAAGCTGCTGGAAATGGCCGCCGAGCTGGAAATCGACAACGCCAGCCGCCTGCGCAAACAAGAACTCATGTTTGCCATCATGAAGAAGCGGGCCAAGCAGGGTGAACAGATTTTCGGCGACGGCGTGCTCGAAGTCCTGCCGGACGGCTTCGGTTTCCTGCGCTCGCCCGATACCTCGTACCTGGCCAGCACCGACGACATCTATATATCCCCTTCCCAGATCCGGCGCTTCAACCTGCATACGGGCGATTCCATCGAAGGTGAGGTCCGCACGCCCAAGGACGGGGAACGCTACTTCGCCCTGGTCAAGGTGGACAAGGTCAACGGCATGCAACCCGAGGCCATCAAGCATCGCATCATGTTTGAGAACCTCACGCCCCTGCACCCGGACGAAGTGATGACGCTGGAACGCGACATCAAAAGCGAAGAAAACACCACCGGCCGCATCCTGGACATCTTCGCCCCCATGGGCAAGGGCCAGCGCGCGCTCATCGTCGCCAGCCCCAAGTCGGGCAAGACGGTGATGATGCAGCACATGGCGCATGCCATCAGCACGAACTACCCCGACGCCGTCATGATCGTCCTGCTGGTCGACGAGCGCCCCGAGGAAGTCACCGAAATGCAGCGCACCGTGCGCGGCGAAGTGGTCGCATCGACCTTCGACGAACCCGCCACGCGCCACGTGCAAGTGGCCGAAATGGTCATCGAAAAGGCCAAGCGCCTGGTCGAGCTCAAAAAAGACGTCGTCATCCTGCTGGACTCCATCACCCGACTGGCGCGCGCCTACAACACCGTCGTGCCCGCGTCGGGCAAGGTGCTGACCGGCGGCGTGGACGCCAATGCGCTGCAACGGCCCAAGCGCTTCTTCGGCGCGGCCCGCAATGTCGAGGAAGGCGGTTCGCTGACCATCATCGGCACGGCGTTGGTCGAAACCGGCAGCCGCATGGATGAAGTCATCTATGAAGAATTCAAGGGCACAGGCAACTCCGAGGTTCACCTGGAGCGCCGCCTGGCCGAAAAACGAGTGTATCCGGCCATCAACCTGAACAAATCGGGCACGCGCCGCGAAGAATTACTCATCAAGCCAGAGCTTCTACAAAAGGTCTGGGTGCTGCGCAAGTTCATACACGATATGGACGAAATCGAAGCAATGGAGTTTATTTTGGACAAGATTCGCGCAACCAAGACAAACTCCGAATTTTTCGACATGATGAAAAAATAAGCGGCAAGCCACACCTGTAAGCCTCTCTAGCGAGAGGCTTACTTGCGCTATGCACCCCAATATCTCTTCGGGGTGGACGTGTCGATCCCGAACCGAAACTATTTTCAATCCTCGCTGGGTCTTGCCCACTCAGCCGCATAACAGAGCACTTTTGATGAAACTACCCACACTAGATCAATTCCTTGACCAAATCCGTGCCCGCGACCCGAACCAGCCCGAGTTCATGCAAGCCGTCAAAGAAGTGATGAATAGTTTATGGCCTTTCATTGAACGCAACCCGCGCTATGCCGAACATGGATTGCTTGAGCGCCTGGTGGAGCCCGAACGCGCCATCCAGTTTCGTATTTCCTGGGTCGACGATCAGGGGAAGGTCCAGATCAATCGCGGTTTCCGCATCCAGCACAGCTCGGCCATCGGCCCCTTCAAGGGCGGCATGCGCTTCCACCCCTCGGTCAACCTGTCCATCCTGAAATTCCTGGCCTTCGAGCAGACCTTCAAGAATGCCCTGACCACCCTGCCCATGGGCGGCGGCAAGGGCGGTTCCGACTTTGATCCCAAGGGAAAATCCGACGGTGAAGTCATGCGCTTCTGCCAGGCCCTCATTCTCGAGCTCCACCGCCACCTGGGTCCGGATACCGATGTCCCCGCGGGCGATATCGGCGTGGGCGCGCGCGAAGTCGGTTTCATGGCCGGCATGATGAAAAAGCTGTCCAACTCGTCGGCCAGCGTCTTCACCGGAAAAGGCCTGAGCTTCGGCGGCAGCCTGATCCGGCCGGAAGCCACCGGCTACGGCACGGTGTACTTTGCCGAGGAGATGCTCAA is a genomic window containing:
- the parC gene encoding DNA topoisomerase IV subunit A → MDSNQAGLFDQESGGDGITLAHYAEQAYLDYAVSVVRGRALPDVADGQKPVQRRILYAMQAMGLGPGAKPVKSARVVGDVLGKYHPHGDQAAYDAMVRMAQDFSLRYPLIDGQGNFGSRDGDNAAAMRYTEARLTPFARVLLDELDEGTVDFAPNYDGSQKEPVLLPARLPVMLLNGASGIAVGMATEIPSHNLREVAQACVALIRNPKLPDEDLHALIPGPDFAGGGQIISSPADIAHVYATGRGSIKARARWQFEEMARGQWQLVVTELPPGTSSQKILEEIEDRSNPKVKAGKKSLTTEQQQTKALILGLLDAVRDESGKDAAVRLVFEPKTSRIDRDEFVNTLLAQTSMEGSVSFNLVCIGTDGRPGQRALRQVLTEWIGFRAHTMTRRTQFRLDKVTDRIHVLEGRMVVYLNVDEVIQTIRESDEPRAALMERFDLSERQAEDILEMRLRQLARLEGIKIEKELAAQRDEQAVLRELLENPNAFKRLMIKEIEADAKQYGDDRRTLIEAAERAVLETRVVQEPVTVIISQKGWLRARQGHGHDAAQFNFKAGDALYDAIECLSTDELVAFSSTGRVYTVAVSSLPSARGDGQPITSMVETEQGARIVHMVAGNPGRRYVLGTQSGYGFITTLKDMTTRQRAGKQFITLDKGDVLKKPIPLRDTDIQLAMLARKGKFLVIDLAELKTLSGGGRGTILMALDPGDTLEQWVAAGPAGVVASGVYRNKETSQVLDGDALAEYAGKRARKGKVLSVKVKQPTLSAA
- a CDS encoding DNA topoisomerase IV subunit B gives rise to the protein MAIPRYDEASIRVLKGLEPVRQRPGMYTRTDNPLHILQEVIDNAADEALAGYGKHIQVTLHADGSTSIEDDGRGIPVGLHAEENAPVVELVFTRLHAGGKFDKKDGGAYAFSGGLHGVGVSVTNALSKRLEVRVWRDGQTHELVFADGEVHTPLQALEPAGRRKTGTRVRVWPDPKYFDTAAIPMAELVHALRSKAVLLNGIKVTLHVEKTGETREWQYQEGLRGYLDEALGDAEKIIPVFEGKQYAAHDDESFALGEGAQWVVAWTADGAVVRESYVNLISTTAGGTHEAGLRDGLFNAVKSFAELHSLVPKGVKLLPEDVFARASFVLSAKVLDPQFQGQIKERLNSRDAVRLVSGYVKNALDLWLNANVDHGKKLAESAIRQAQARARSSQKVEKRKSSGVAVLPGKLTDCESNDTSRTEVFLVEGDSAGGSAKMGRDKEFQAILPLRGKVLNSWEVDRDRLFANTEIHDIAVAIGVDPHGPGDAADLSGLRYGRICILSDADVDGSHIQVLLLTLFFRHFPKLVEAGHVFVARPPLFRVDVPAAGKRPARKVYCLDQGELDAVQDKMRNDGVREGSWSISRFKGLGEMSAEQLWDTTMNPDTRRLMPVSYGELGIAATTQMFDMLMGKGESAQRRSWLEEKGNLAEVDV
- a CDS encoding CDP-6-deoxy-delta-3,4-glucoseen reductase, with amino-acid sequence MSFKVTVQPSQHEFTVEEGQSVLDGALAAGIVLPYSCRNGACSTCKGRVVAGSYDAGASPAQILSPEDLEQGYTLFCQARPSSDLTIEAHEIRMASDIQIRKMPARVMGLEQAAGDVMIVKLQLPAADPFRYYPGQYIEFILKDGRRRSYSMATPPSENNLVELHIRHTPGGVFTDHVFGAGETQMKLREILRVEGPFGSFFLREDNQKPLVFVSSGTGFAPIKAIVERMMANGDRRPATLYWGGRRPADLYMHELALQWTKDLPGFSYVPVVSEALPEDGWTGRKGFVHQAVLQDIPDLSGHQVYACGAPVMVESARRDFIQLNGLPEDEFFADAFTTQAHAAD
- the trxA gene encoding thioredoxin TrxA, which produces MSESIKHVSDASFEADVINSDVPVLVDYWAAWCGPCKMIAPLLDEAANQYKGRVIIAKVNVDDNPETAAKFGVRGIPTLMLFKDGKAAATKVGALSKSQLSAFLDESL
- the rho gene encoding transcription termination factor Rho — protein: MHLTELKTQHVSKLLEMAAELEIDNASRLRKQELMFAIMKKRAKQGEQIFGDGVLEVLPDGFGFLRSPDTSYLASTDDIYISPSQIRRFNLHTGDSIEGEVRTPKDGERYFALVKVDKVNGMQPEAIKHRIMFENLTPLHPDEVMTLERDIKSEENTTGRILDIFAPMGKGQRALIVASPKSGKTVMMQHMAHAISTNYPDAVMIVLLVDERPEEVTEMQRTVRGEVVASTFDEPATRHVQVAEMVIEKAKRLVELKKDVVILLDSITRLARAYNTVVPASGKVLTGGVDANALQRPKRFFGAARNVEEGGSLTIIGTALVETGSRMDEVIYEEFKGTGNSEVHLERRLAEKRVYPAINLNKSGTRREELLIKPELLQKVWVLRKFIHDMDEIEAMEFILDKIRATKTNSEFFDMMKK